Proteins found in one Seonamhaeicola sp. S2-3 genomic segment:
- a CDS encoding EpsG family protein, whose product MNNIIPSANYYETYIYLCLFIVLFTFIHALILKISDTKNIIYINTVGYFLLFFFIILIGQREITSRYGFGDTANYYKAFKAFSLGEPIKDARDLGWDLFMKISATIVTAHTFFTICAFLYIYPMYKISKQLFQEYWYYCFFAFIISFSFYTYGVNGVRNGVAASLFLWGLAYRKNKVIMALFFIWGAMFHKTIMLPILAYLITYIYNNPKFYLKGWLICIPLSLAMGSFWISLFAGLGFDGRLSGYLAGGAGGGVPRFRWDFLFYSFFAVFAGWYYIYKKKFKDNFYNQLLNTYLICNGFWVLVIRANFSNRFAYLSWFMMAIVIFYPLLKQPLFKNHHLMLAKILVAYSSFTFLMYFVYYG is encoded by the coding sequence ATGAATAACATTATACCTTCAGCTAATTATTACGAAACATATATTTACTTATGTTTGTTTATTGTGTTATTTACTTTTATACATGCCTTAATATTGAAAATATCAGACACAAAAAACATCATTTATATAAATACTGTTGGATATTTCTTATTATTCTTTTTTATCATTTTAATAGGGCAAAGAGAAATTACTTCTCGCTATGGCTTCGGTGACACTGCTAACTATTACAAAGCTTTTAAAGCTTTTAGCTTAGGTGAGCCTATAAAAGATGCTAGAGATTTAGGATGGGATCTTTTTATGAAAATTTCAGCAACTATTGTTACGGCGCATACCTTTTTTACTATATGTGCCTTTCTCTATATATATCCGATGTACAAAATATCAAAACAATTATTCCAAGAGTATTGGTATTACTGCTTTTTTGCTTTTATCATATCTTTTTCATTCTATACCTATGGAGTTAATGGTGTTAGAAATGGGGTGGCGGCTTCATTATTCTTATGGGGGCTCGCCTACCGTAAAAATAAAGTAATAATGGCTTTATTTTTTATTTGGGGTGCCATGTTTCATAAAACCATCATGTTACCCATTTTAGCATATTTAATTACATATATATACAATAACCCTAAATTTTATTTAAAAGGCTGGTTAATTTGCATTCCTTTATCATTAGCCATGGGAAGTTTTTGGATTTCACTTTTTGCTGGTCTAGGGTTTGATGGTAGATTATCGGGGTATCTTGCTGGAGGTGCTGGCGGAGGCGTTCCTAGATTTCGATGGGACTTTTTATTTTACAGCTTTTTTGCTGTATTTGCTGGCTGGTATTATATATACAAAAAGAAATTTAAAGATAATTTTTATAACCAATTATTAAACACCTACTTAATATGCAATGGTTTTTGGGTGTTAGTTATTAGAGCTAACTTTTCAAATCGTTTCGCTTATTTATCATGGTTTATGATGGCGATAGTTATTTTTTATCCGCTGTTAAAACAACCTCTATTTAAAAATCATCATTTAATGCTTGCAAAAATACTTGTGGCATATTCTTCTTTTACTTTTTTAATGTATTTCGTTTATTACGGCTAA
- a CDS encoding MBOAT family protein, with the protein MLFNSLEFFIFLPIVFILYWFVLNKKINQQNVLLLIASYVFYGWWDYRFLSLIALSTLVDYFVGISIDKSPVKSTKRKWLIVSIVFNLGLLGFFKYYNFFLESWVELLNSIGYNIKNHWTLKVILPVGISFYTFQTMSYSIDIYKGKLKSTKNFIAFAAFVSFFPQLVAGPIERASNLLPQILKNRKFNKINAISGIQQIIWGMFKKVAVADSLAPIVNDIFSNYNDYSGGTLITGAVFFAVQIYCDFSGYSDIAIGTAKLFGFDLMTNFNFPYFSKSIGEFWRKWHISLSTWFRDYLYIPLGGSKVGKIKGVRNVFVIFLVSGFWHGANWTFIAWGAIHALLFIPSFILGTNRNYLVQTSSKVNMFQYFKNLIKIIYTFFVVTIAWVFFRAATIQDSFNYILKINSFKLDSFSLISVSDWFIVITLFIMDYVMFKKIKINIFFWVIMVIVILGALNRETQSEFIYFQF; encoded by the coding sequence ATGTTATTTAACTCATTAGAATTTTTCATTTTTCTACCAATAGTGTTTATTCTATATTGGTTTGTTTTAAATAAAAAAATTAATCAACAGAATGTATTATTATTAATAGCTAGTTATGTTTTTTATGGTTGGTGGGATTATCGATTTTTATCATTAATAGCTTTAAGTACTTTAGTTGACTATTTTGTAGGGATTAGCATAGATAAATCACCTGTAAAATCTACAAAAAGAAAATGGTTAATAGTAAGTATTGTATTTAATTTAGGGTTATTAGGCTTTTTTAAATATTACAATTTTTTCTTAGAGTCATGGGTTGAATTATTAAACTCAATAGGTTATAATATTAAAAACCACTGGACATTAAAAGTTATTCTACCTGTTGGTATTTCTTTTTATACCTTTCAAACTATGTCCTATTCTATTGATATTTATAAAGGAAAACTTAAATCAACAAAAAACTTTATTGCTTTTGCAGCTTTTGTGTCTTTTTTTCCTCAATTAGTAGCTGGTCCAATTGAAAGAGCTTCTAACCTGTTACCTCAAATTTTAAAGAATAGAAAGTTCAATAAAATAAATGCTATAAGTGGTATTCAACAAATAATTTGGGGAATGTTTAAAAAGGTTGCTGTAGCTGATTCACTTGCTCCAATTGTAAATGACATTTTTAGTAATTATAATGATTACTCTGGAGGAACTCTCATTACTGGAGCAGTATTTTTTGCAGTTCAGATATATTGTGATTTTAGTGGATATAGTGATATAGCCATAGGTACAGCTAAATTATTTGGATTTGACTTAATGACTAACTTTAATTTCCCCTATTTTTCCAAAAGTATAGGTGAATTTTGGAGAAAATGGCATATCTCATTATCAACATGGTTTAGAGACTATTTATATATACCACTTGGAGGGTCAAAAGTAGGAAAAATCAAAGGAGTTAGAAATGTGTTTGTTATCTTTTTGGTTAGTGGCTTTTGGCATGGAGCTAATTGGACTTTTATTGCTTGGGGAGCTATTCATGCACTTCTTTTTATTCCTTCGTTTATATTGGGAACTAATAGAAACTATTTGGTTCAAACAAGTTCTAAAGTAAATATGTTTCAATATTTTAAAAATTTAATAAAAATTATATATACCTTCTTCGTGGTTACAATTGCTTGGGTGTTTTTTAGAGCTGCTACCATCCAAGACTCATTCAACTACATACTAAAAATAAATTCTTTTAAATTAGATAGTTTCAGCTTAATTAGTGTTAGCGATTGGTTTATTGTGATTACTCTTTTTATTATGGATTACGTGATGTTTAAAAAAATAAAGATTAATATCTTCTTTTGGGTTATTATGGTTATAGTAATTTTAGGTGCTCTAAACAGAGAAACTCAATCTGAATTTATATATTTTCAATTTTAG
- a CDS encoding glycosyltransferase family 4 protein has product MKKLIRITTIPGSINGLLRGQLKFMSAHYEVIGISSNDEGFLKEVSERENFRPIAVEMTRKISPLIDIIGVIKLYTIIKKEKPFIVHTHTPKAGTLGMIAAKLAGVPHRLHTIAGLPLMEATGIKRKILNKVEKLTYACATKIYPNSYGLKTIILNNKFTTEDKLKVIGNGSSNGINTEHFNPKKYDDEFCIKLRKEWNINKNDFVFVFIGRLVADKGINELIAAFNKLCKNNTNIKLLLVGKQEEHLDPLKPETLSSIKTNKQIVFAGWQNDVRPYFAISNALVFPSYREGFPNVVLQAGAMELASIVTDINGCNEIVSHNENGIIVPVKSTEKLYEAMQGFLLKTKEELRAMGKKSRDRIVKMYDQQFVWDTLLKEYKNLKH; this is encoded by the coding sequence ATGAAAAAACTTATACGAATTACCACAATCCCTGGTTCTATTAATGGTTTACTTAGAGGGCAACTTAAATTTATGTCTGCTCATTATGAGGTTATTGGCATATCTTCAAATGATGAAGGGTTTTTAAAAGAAGTAAGTGAAAGAGAAAACTTTAGACCTATAGCTGTAGAAATGACAAGGAAAATTTCACCTTTAATAGATATTATAGGCGTTATCAAGCTATACACAATTATTAAAAAAGAAAAACCTTTTATTGTACACACACATACCCCAAAAGCTGGCACACTAGGGATGATAGCTGCAAAATTAGCTGGAGTACCACACAGGTTGCATACCATTGCTGGTTTACCGCTTATGGAAGCTACAGGAATTAAAAGAAAAATATTAAACAAGGTTGAAAAACTAACCTATGCTTGCGCTACTAAAATTTATCCTAACTCATACGGGTTAAAAACCATAATACTTAATAACAAATTCACTACTGAAGATAAATTAAAAGTAATTGGTAACGGGAGCTCAAATGGTATAAATACAGAACACTTTAACCCCAAAAAATATGATGATGAGTTTTGTATAAAGCTTAGAAAAGAATGGAATATAAATAAAAATGATTTTGTATTTGTATTTATTGGCAGATTGGTAGCCGATAAAGGTATTAATGAATTAATTGCTGCTTTTAACAAGTTATGCAAAAACAATACTAATATAAAATTACTTCTAGTAGGTAAACAAGAAGAACATTTAGACCCTTTAAAACCAGAAACGTTGTCGTCAATAAAAACTAATAAACAAATAGTATTTGCAGGGTGGCAAAATGATGTTAGACCTTATTTTGCAATTTCTAATGCTTTGGTATTTCCTAGTTACCGAGAAGGCTTCCCTAATGTAGTACTTCAAGCAGGTGCTATGGAATTAGCATCTATTGTAACAGATATTAATGGCTGTAACGAAATTGTAAGCCACAATGAAAATGGCATTATAGTACCCGTAAAAAGCACAGAGAAACTTTATGAGGCAATGCAAGGTTTTTTATTAAAAACTAAAGAAGAACTTAGAGCTATGGGTAAAAAATCTAGAGATAGAATTGTAAAAATGTATGACCAGCAATTTGTTTGGGATACGCTTTTAAAAGAATACAAAAACCTGAAACATTAA
- a CDS encoding sugar-transfer associated ATP-grasp domain-containing protein: MLKRILLIKGFFKDPDKKSFFKIIYELFIYGWAKKEFPTDYFRKFLYRKGVTNITSYLSLKEFYSIIDSKKILVPDIATILESKLSFSLFTDKHNLPAPQIISYNIGKNFYFNSKHYIINSKNELIDFFAKVFNNSKEAALFLKPINGIGGKGCLLFNKEQFKLQINDDCYNTLVNHNYLHQEKIMQHPTINKIHPNAINTLRINTYLDTDGNSHVISALMRFGSGNLVTDNESSGGFYIALDIENKALKGVGRQSMSRNGNTFTHHPDSKVKLDGFKIPYITESIELTLLAAKMLPTRIIGWDIAITQKGPVIIEGNSNPSLNMADIAYGGLCKHPLIKNILDEIKN; this comes from the coding sequence ATGCTTAAAAGAATTTTGCTTATTAAAGGTTTTTTTAAGGATCCTGATAAAAAAAGCTTTTTTAAAATAATTTATGAGTTATTTATTTATGGATGGGCAAAAAAAGAATTCCCTACTGATTATTTTAGAAAATTTCTATACCGAAAAGGTGTTACCAACATTACATCATATTTAAGCTTAAAAGAATTTTATAGTATCATTGATTCTAAAAAAATTTTAGTACCAGATATTGCTACTATTCTAGAAAGTAAACTGAGTTTTTCTTTATTTACTGATAAACATAATTTACCCGCCCCACAAATTATTAGTTACAATATTGGTAAAAACTTTTACTTTAATTCTAAACACTATATAATTAATTCTAAAAATGAATTAATTGATTTTTTTGCAAAAGTATTTAACAACTCTAAAGAAGCTGCTTTATTTTTAAAACCTATAAACGGTATTGGCGGTAAAGGGTGTTTACTTTTTAACAAAGAGCAATTTAAACTACAAATTAATGACGACTGTTATAATACGTTAGTAAACCATAATTATTTGCATCAAGAAAAAATAATGCAACATCCTACCATAAATAAAATTCATCCTAATGCAATTAATACACTTAGAATTAACACGTATTTAGATACAGATGGTAATAGCCATGTTATTTCTGCGCTTATGCGGTTTGGATCTGGAAACTTAGTAACAGACAACGAAAGCTCAGGAGGATTTTATATAGCGCTAGATATTGAAAATAAAGCTCTTAAAGGGGTTGGTCGCCAAAGTATGTCAAGAAACGGCAATACATTTACGCATCACCCCGATTCTAAAGTAAAGCTAGATGGTTTTAAAATACCATATATTACAGAATCTATAGAATTAACGCTTTTAGCTGCCAAAATGCTTCCTACACGCATTATTGGTTGGGATATTGCAATAACCCAAAAAGGCCCTGTAATTATAGAAGGTAACTCGAACCCTTCTCTTAATATGGCAGATATAGCTTATGGGGGACTTTGCAAACATCCTTT
- a CDS encoding glycosyltransferase — translation MKVLQVINSLRSGGAEKLIVDTCAKFSEKGLKVDVLLLDGVETGFLKKLKANKNVNILYLGKENNIYNPFLIFKIKSFFKNYDIIHAHLFPTLYWVGFANLLNLKKHNIVLTEHNTTNRRRKLFLFKALDKIAYNQFNKIITISDAVDDNLKNHLGEKFKPKFIKIYNGINLEAINLAKPYKKEDLHFSDADKLIIQVSSFTPQKDQKTLIKAISKLPNNFKLILVGKGPLEASCKQLANELGITDRVHFYGVRNDVPQLLKTADVVVLSSFYEGLSLSSIEGMASGKPFIASDVPGLTEVVENAGVLFEKEDDNQLKKIIIELFDNNSYYNDITKACLKKSQLFDINIMVDNYHNLYKTLH, via the coding sequence ATGAAAGTATTACAAGTCATAAATTCTTTACGTTCTGGCGGAGCCGAAAAACTCATAGTAGATACCTGTGCTAAATTTTCTGAAAAGGGCTTAAAAGTAGATGTTTTATTATTAGATGGTGTAGAAACAGGGTTTCTCAAAAAACTAAAAGCAAATAAAAACGTTAATATACTTTACTTAGGCAAAGAAAATAATATTTACAACCCGTTTTTAATTTTTAAAATAAAATCTTTTTTTAAAAATTATGATATCATTCATGCGCACCTATTCCCTACCCTATATTGGGTTGGTTTTGCCAACTTATTAAATCTTAAAAAACATAATATAGTGTTAACTGAACATAACACCACTAACAGACGTAGAAAACTGTTTTTGTTTAAAGCTTTAGATAAAATAGCATATAATCAGTTTAATAAAATTATAACCATATCAGATGCGGTTGATGATAACCTTAAAAATCATTTAGGTGAAAAATTTAAGCCTAAGTTTATAAAAATTTACAACGGTATCAATTTAGAAGCTATCAACCTAGCTAAACCCTATAAAAAAGAAGATTTGCATTTTTCTGATGCCGATAAACTTATCATTCAAGTGTCTAGTTTTACGCCTCAAAAAGACCAAAAAACCCTTATTAAAGCAATAAGTAAACTACCCAATAATTTTAAATTAATACTAGTTGGCAAAGGGCCTTTAGAAGCAAGTTGTAAACAGCTAGCAAATGAACTAGGCATTACTGATAGAGTGCATTTTTACGGTGTTAGAAATGATGTGCCACAACTATTAAAAACAGCCGATGTAGTGGTGCTATCTTCATTTTATGAAGGCTTATCGCTTTCTAGTATTGAAGGGATGGCGTCTGGAAAACCTTTTATTGCTAGTGATGTACCAGGACTAACAGAGGTTGTTGAAAATGCGGGTGTGTTATTTGAAAAAGAAGATGATAATCAGCTTAAAAAAATTATAATAGAATTATTTGATAATAATTCATATTACAATGATATTACGAAAGCTTGTTTAAAAAAATCTCAGTTATTTGATATTAATATAATGGTTGATAATTACCATAACTTATATAAAACTTTACACTAA
- a CDS encoding glycosyltransferase family 2 protein, which translates to MTALTIFTPSYNRAYCLHQCYESLVNQTNQHFIWLIIDDGSTDNTETLVNSWIQENKIQIQYHYQDNQGMHGAHNAAYRLIKTDLNVCIDSDDFMPQDAVENIINYWNSIEHKPEDLAGFIGLDAYKDGNVIGQKIPDNLKYTTLEELHNKYKITGDKKLVLKTDIVKQFPPYPIFPEERFVPLGTLYLQIDKKYKLGCLNKVLCIVEYLEDGSSRNIIKQYFRHPKGFQYARINALKHSNYFKVRLKNAIHYVSHSIQLKDFKFLNKSPKPLLTFLAMPLGIGLFLYVLYINKLKK; encoded by the coding sequence ATGACAGCACTTACCATTTTTACGCCTTCATATAACAGAGCATATTGTTTACATCAATGTTATGAAAGCTTAGTGAATCAAACAAACCAACACTTTATTTGGTTAATTATAGATGATGGTTCTACAGATAACACCGAAACATTAGTCAACTCCTGGATTCAAGAAAATAAAATACAAATTCAGTATCACTATCAAGACAATCAGGGCATGCACGGAGCTCATAATGCAGCTTACCGCCTCATAAAAACAGATCTTAACGTTTGTATTGATTCTGATGATTTTATGCCGCAAGATGCTGTAGAAAACATTATTAATTATTGGAACTCTATAGAACATAAACCTGAAGACCTTGCTGGATTTATAGGCTTAGATGCTTATAAAGATGGTAATGTTATTGGGCAAAAAATTCCTGATAATTTAAAATATACAACGCTAGAAGAGCTACATAATAAATATAAAATTACGGGAGATAAAAAATTGGTTTTAAAAACAGACATTGTTAAACAATTCCCGCCCTACCCCATTTTTCCAGAGGAACGTTTTGTACCCCTTGGAACATTGTATCTTCAAATTGATAAAAAATATAAATTAGGCTGTTTAAATAAAGTACTCTGTATTGTTGAATATTTAGAAGATGGTTCGTCTAGAAATATTATTAAACAATACTTCAGGCACCCTAAAGGATTTCAATATGCGCGTATAAATGCCTTAAAACACTCCAATTACTTTAAGGTAAGGTTAAAAAATGCTATTCACTATGTATCGCATTCCATACAATTAAAAGATTTTAAATTTTTAAATAAAAGCCCCAAACCATTGTTAACTTTTTTAGCAATGCCATTGGGCATAGGCCTATTTCTTTATGTGCTTTATATTAACAAGCTAAAAAAATGA
- a CDS encoding right-handed parallel beta-helix repeat-containing protein: MKKSFKPMILMFMLMTMFMSCNNEELFIEDVVEEVVDDTAGDDTEETPEEETDDTTNEDTEVDASLPCDFDLNDVAAGDTVVINCVMDLEGATVNLPSNVTILYEGGDIINGTLNFSDNTTIDGNLLNSTITLAGSTPALKDPVFDFIPERWGIVEGKVSSEVAQRNNNILEDMMIRLKEFGVNTLKIGEMDAYFEVSKVTSTTTNQNFYPSQEAINVPSDFTLEMSDDTYLRVQPNGRKNYALLAVRDESNVVIKGGNLYGDRFEHDDDLEEGLDAYGHVLIIHGATNVEVDGVLMAEGTGDGLDINSIGFTFEPHYTPSNNIRVFNCIFRDNRRNNVSITDGFNMLLENNLFENAGKDYANSKGMAPGYGLDVEAYRSKDSNGNYIWYEKAYDITIRNNVERGSKRGSFIVAIGDNVTIEGNDTEGGIAIGAAAGVNIIGNTITARPGETVGSGITTGHPNSITTYNNVISGNTIIGYNIGIAAYQKDMIISDNYLVDFSVGIQPKDIKNTDIYNNKFESSRDTSTGIFGNITSMENVNIYNNEIVNVGREGIKMVNVNKGDGEENYKITIENNSLKNSGVTLSNAIGVDYVNNESQEGVTLVNAEKMNIDSNTINSENQDGIRVMSGCKDISISNNDITVSGKNVDCVDVSSDGVNINLENNSCQ, from the coding sequence ATGAAAAAGAGTTTTAAACCTATGATTTTGATGTTTATGTTGATGACCATGTTTATGTCATGTAACAATGAAGAGCTATTTATTGAAGATGTTGTAGAGGAAGTAGTTGATGACACTGCTGGAGATGATACAGAAGAAACACCTGAAGAAGAAACTGATGATACTACTAATGAAGATACTGAAGTAGATGCATCATTACCATGCGACTTTGATTTAAATGATGTAGCAGCAGGAGATACTGTTGTAATTAATTGTGTAATGGACTTAGAAGGTGCTACAGTTAATTTACCATCTAATGTAACTATTCTTTATGAAGGCGGTGATATTATTAATGGTACCTTGAATTTTTCTGACAATACCACCATAGATGGTAACTTATTAAATTCAACAATTACTTTAGCAGGATCTACACCAGCATTAAAAGACCCTGTTTTTGACTTTATCCCAGAGCGTTGGGGAATTGTAGAAGGAAAAGTATCTTCTGAAGTTGCCCAACGGAATAATAATATATTAGAAGACATGATGATTAGACTAAAGGAATTTGGGGTTAATACTCTCAAGATAGGAGAAATGGATGCTTATTTTGAAGTATCTAAGGTTACAAGTACCACCACTAACCAAAATTTTTATCCATCTCAAGAAGCTATCAATGTTCCTTCTGATTTTACTTTAGAAATGTCTGATGATACTTATTTAAGAGTTCAACCTAATGGAAGAAAAAATTACGCATTATTAGCAGTAAGGGATGAGTCTAATGTGGTAATTAAAGGAGGTAATTTATATGGAGACAGGTTTGAACATGATGATGACTTGGAAGAAGGTTTAGATGCTTATGGGCATGTTTTAATAATACATGGAGCTACCAATGTGGAAGTAGATGGTGTGCTTATGGCTGAGGGTACTGGAGATGGTTTAGATATAAATAGTATAGGATTTACATTTGAACCTCATTACACACCATCAAATAATATTAGAGTATTTAACTGTATTTTCAGGGATAATAGGAGAAATAATGTTTCCATAACAGATGGTTTTAATATGTTACTTGAAAATAATTTATTTGAAAACGCAGGAAAGGATTATGCGAATTCTAAAGGTATGGCTCCTGGTTATGGTCTAGATGTAGAGGCCTATAGAAGTAAAGACTCAAATGGAAATTATATTTGGTATGAAAAAGCATATGATATAACTATTAGAAATAATGTGGAAAGAGGGAGTAAACGAGGATCTTTTATTGTAGCAATAGGTGATAATGTTACAATTGAAGGCAATGATACTGAGGGAGGGATAGCTATTGGTGCTGCTGCTGGTGTTAATATAATAGGTAATACGATTACGGCGCGCCCAGGAGAAACAGTAGGTTCTGGCATTACAACGGGGCACCCGAATTCTATAACAACTTATAACAATGTAATTTCTGGTAATACTATTATAGGGTACAACATTGGTATTGCAGCATATCAAAAAGATATGATTATTTCTGATAATTATTTAGTTGACTTTTCTGTAGGAATACAACCAAAGGACATAAAAAACACCGATATATACAATAATAAATTTGAAAGTAGTAGAGATACTTCTACGGGAATTTTTGGGAATATTACATCAATGGAAAATGTTAATATTTATAATAACGAAATAGTAAATGTAGGAAGGGAAGGCATTAAAATGGTTAATGTTAATAAAGGTGACGGAGAAGAAAACTATAAAATAACAATAGAAAATAACTCATTAAAAAATTCAGGAGTTACTTTAAGCAACGCAATTGGGGTTGATTATGTAAATAATGAATCTCAAGAAGGTGTTACTTTAGTAAATGCTGAAAAAATGAACATTGATAGTAATACTATTAATTCTGAGAATCAAGATGGAATTAGGGTTATGAGTGGATGTAAAGATATTAGTATTTCCAATAACGATATTACAGTTAGCGGAAAGAATGTTGACTGTGTTGACGTAAGTAGTGATGGAGTAAATATAAATTTAGAGAATAATAGTTGTCAATAA